The Methanosarcina acetivorans C2A genome includes the window CGCAAGTAATAAAATACATAAATATTTCCTAATCTTGTTTAATTTTTAAGCATTTGTCGGAAGGGAAAACAACTATCTATTTATAAAGAAAAGCCTATTCTATGTAGCTTTTCAGGAAGAATAAAAAACAAAAGATGTCTTAGAATGAACAGAGCTACCCCCCTCCTTGAAAATGGGAGTTCTTATCATGGAATTCCCGTGATGCATGTATTATATTTCCTGCTTATTCTGATAGCTCCTTTTGCAGGGGTAGATCTCCTTCTCTTCCTATCTTTTGGCCTTTTCCTGGGACTGAGGTTTTCCGGAAAGTTTCTGCCCTGCAGAAGAGACGCAGCCAGTCTTTCTTTTTCCCTTACGCTGATGCTCTTTGTTTCTGCAGTTACTAAAGACCTTCAGTACACATACCCGTATTATATAGTCCTTGCTGCCTTTGCCATTGCAGCAGTCGGAAATCACATTTCCTTTTTTACCGAAAGAGGTTTCATGGCTGATTTAGAGTCTGAAAAGAACAGGAAAAGGCAGAGAAGGTTCTCATTGCTCTGGAGTTCTATTTTTCTCTCTCTCAGGATTATTGCGGCTTTTCTTGCAGCCAGCTGGATCGTCTACTGGCAGGACCTTCCGATCCCATACAGCTTTATCTTTTTCATATCCGTCATCGGAGCAGTTACAGGTTCTCTTTTTGAGTCCATTCCCACCAAGATCGACAGCAATATCCCGGTACCTCTGGGAGCAGGGATGACGATGTGGATTTTTGAGGATTTCAGGTACTGGGTGCCTCCAGAGAAGATGCTCGTAGCCCTTGCCTTCTCCCTTTTCCTCGGGGCGATGGCTTACAGAGCGAAAATTGCTGATGTTTCCGCCCTCCTCAGCGCTGCCCTTCTCGGAGTCCTGATAATCGTATTCAGCGGGCTTCCCTGGTTTTTGCTCCTGCTGACTTTTTTCATTCTGGGAGGCGGGTTTACCAGGTACAAGTACGCATATAAGGAATCAATCGGGATTGCCCAGGCAAAAGACGGAATCCGGAGTTATGAAAACGTCTTCTCAAACAGTACCGCAGCCCTCGTCCTTGCAGTAGCATATGGAGTCTTTCCGGAACAGAGTCTCCCTATAATATATGCCTACATGGGCACTGTTGCAACCGCGACAGGCGACACTCTTGCAAGTGAGATAGGAACCACGGCAAAAGGAAGACCCCGAATGATCACAACCCTCAAACTTTCTGAACCCGGAGCTGACGGAGCTGTCTCCTCCCTTGGCGAACTTGCTGCAATTTTCGGTTCTGCAATCATAGGCGTGCTTGGCTATGTCCTCGGAATATCTGACAATCTCTTGCTTTCAGTCCTTATTACAACAGCAGGAGGCTTTTTCGGGACAAACATTGATAGCCTGCTCGGGGCTACCCTTCAGAAAAGAGGCCTGCTCTCAAACAGTGGAGTAAACTTTGCTGCAACCTTTGCAGGCGCAGGGATTTCAGCCATTATATATCTTCTCGTATCTAGTTTTTAAGTTTAGAAATTTTTTCTGCATTAATTTGGAAATTCCATTGAAATCTGGTTTTTCTCCTGGTTTTCAATCTTTTATGGCCTCAAATTTAGTTTTTGGCTTTTATCTTCTTTTTTCTTCTTTCATCTTCTTCTTTTTTCTTTGCCTTCTTGGGGGGAGACCGCTCTCCTCGTCGAGCGTGAAAAGAATGACACAATACAGCTAATGACATTGTACGGGTCAGAGATATTACAATTTAGTCTGCTTGAGTTGAGCTCACTTCTTCCCATAATAGTCTGCTTGAGCGAAACTCACTTTTCCAATAATAGTCTGCTTGAGCGGAGCTCCCGATTTTTATCTGCAAATTAGTCTGCTTGAGCGAAACTCACTTTTCCAATAATAGTCTGCTTGAGCGGAGCTCCCGATTTTTATCTGCAAATTAGTCTGCTTGAGCAGAGCTCCCGATTTTTATCTGCAAACTAGTACATCGATTCCATATATCCTCAATAAACCATGAATAAAAACAAGTGAACACAAATATTTTCAATTCGTGTTTATTCTTGTCCGCTTGTGGTTTTCTCATAGAAAAAACATTGACCAGTGCTGATTTCAAAGTCC containing:
- a CDS encoding TIGR00297 family protein, with the protein product MNRATPLLENGSSYHGIPVMHVLYFLLILIAPFAGVDLLLFLSFGLFLGLRFSGKFLPCRRDAASLSFSLTLMLFVSAVTKDLQYTYPYYIVLAAFAIAAVGNHISFFTERGFMADLESEKNRKRQRRFSLLWSSIFLSLRIIAAFLAASWIVYWQDLPIPYSFIFFISVIGAVTGSLFESIPTKIDSNIPVPLGAGMTMWIFEDFRYWVPPEKMLVALAFSLFLGAMAYRAKIADVSALLSAALLGVLIIVFSGLPWFLLLLTFFILGGGFTRYKYAYKESIGIAQAKDGIRSYENVFSNSTAALVLAVAYGVFPEQSLPIIYAYMGTVATATGDTLASEIGTTAKGRPRMITTLKLSEPGADGAVSSLGELAAIFGSAIIGVLGYVLGISDNLLLSVLITTAGGFFGTNIDSLLGATLQKRGLLSNSGVNFAATFAGAGISAIIYLLVSSF